A window of Desulfobulbaceae bacterium genomic DNA:
AGGAAGGTGTCCACCTTTCATCCCCCTATAAGCGAGACAATTTCGTTTGACTCTGGGAACCGACCGATTTTTTTCTTTGAGAAAATCACCTTGCCATTAACCTCAACGTCGAATATGCCGTCTGAACCAGCAATTAAGGTGACCTGTGCACCAAGTTGTTTCTTTAAATGATCTCCCAAACTGGAAGCTGCTGGTTTGTAATTTCATTGAGCGCAATATGTTATTGAAACTCTCATTGTTAAAACCTCATATACTGTAAATTCACGTTAACAGTTTCTGTTATAACAAATTTTGTTATTCCCCGGTAAACAAATATTGGGAAACAAATATAAATTTGACATCTCCAGTTTATATTTATTTAATAATTGCAGATGAACTGACTTTTGTCGTGAAGTGTTTCCATGCACTTAATAATGTTGTCCGAGGAAATAAGTTATGGGATTGGAAGACTTTGATATGGAAATAAAATTTAGTGATGGACTTGAGTTTGTTACAGATTCTGAATCCGATGATGTTGATCCGGTAAACTCTTCGTTTTCGAAGGCGCAACTGGAGGCACTGAAAGTAATTATCCGTGACGGTTACCGCGCCCCTGTCGGCTCAGCGGACCATATATGTCTGATGGTTGCGGGTAAACCCTATCCGGTCTTTAATCTAAGTGTCAGCGGACTTGGCATATTCCTTAAAGAGTTGGATGGCATTAAATCTAACGTCGTGCTGAAGGATATGGTCTTACATATTAACGATGCTGAATTCCAGATAGATGGTAAGGTTATCCATGTGTCACAGGATGAGTCGCACTATTTATGTGGAATTCATATTGTGCAGATGGAAGATGCTTGTCAAAAAGAGTTGTTGGCATTTTTGCAAAATAGCAGGAAGTTACTGTTTTCATAAAGGAGCAAGAAGGGCTAGTGTCTAATTCAACTACCGAGCGCGATATACTCGCAGACATACTGAATGGGCCGCATACAGGGGCTATTCGTGGGCTGGATGAGTTACGTAAACTGATTCACGTAACAACTCCGAAAAAAGATTCCATGACGGCATTGTTAAGGCCAAAAAGCCGGTCTGTGGGCGCCAAAAAGAAGAAAAAGAAGCAGGCAAAGCGCAAAACAACCCATTATTTGAACGAAGATGTCTTTGAGGATCTGGGTGAGGCCAAAAGAATAATTAAGGATTTTTTGCCTGCCGGCTCAAAAACCATTGCCACCAAGTCTCGAATTGTCGAGAGCGCAATCAAGGTACTTCTTGGTGAATTTGATGAAAAAGGGAAGGAAAGCTACTTAGTTAAGGAGCTACTGAAGAAGAAGGATCAAAAAACGAAATGACCGCTTTGCATAAAGCGGATTAAGGAAGGAATCAATCAATGATCATAACGTGTCCTCATTGTAAAAAACAGCACAATATTGACGAAAAAAATGTTCCAGCCAATGCCACAAAGGCAAAGTGCAAGTATTGCGGGAATCAGTTCCCGTTAAATATAAATCCAAAAGCCTCGACTGTTCTTGCCAAACAGGCCGGAAAAGTTG
This region includes:
- a CDS encoding Rdx family protein gives rise to the protein MGDHLKKQLGAQVTLIAGSDGIFDVEVNGKVIFSKKKIGRFPESNEIVSLIGG
- a CDS encoding PilZ domain-containing protein — translated: MGLEDFDMEIKFSDGLEFVTDSESDDVDPVNSSFSKAQLEALKVIIRDGYRAPVGSADHICLMVAGKPYPVFNLSVSGLGIFLKELDGIKSNVVLKDMVLHINDAEFQIDGKVIHVSQDESHYLCGIHIVQMEDACQKELLAFLQNSRKLLFS